The Toxotes jaculatrix isolate fToxJac2 chromosome 21, fToxJac2.pri, whole genome shotgun sequence genome includes a region encoding these proteins:
- the zgc:194990 gene encoding butyrophilin subfamily 1 member A1 yields the protein MMKDCLQFLIEPAKKLKIRLKESRKRVRLEKKEPLVESQLFIMELARELNKICQRSNVLGHIWTSEDIWLPSVCRDFIVEWAAVLEKRALVKIIPSDYQYEKPEKKDWKGHLLCMLEAGGECDMGPHKRVIMDWTREIKSRPQPTVWPGEPVLMMLDDLEFQWKRGRLPNLLPAMELVMLAVLNADSPVKEDVTKQWLVEKQRSQRIDAVRYIPHSVWNWICDAAEDVTLDSDSANPDLLISSDEKRMRCGLERREVRRCQRRFDGWWCAVGQEGYSSGRHYWEVEVGERDWRLGVAKASAVRQGFRSLNTDTGYLTLRLERGTDLKALTVPATPLSQGLVPRKVGVYLDYEQGQLSFYDVEKRSHLYTFNEKFSEELCPVFGTVEVVKDLAIRPADVRQPCLCPGPCLWN from the exons ATGATGAAGGACTGCCTGCAGTTCCTTATCGAGCCGGCCAAAAAGCTCAAGATCCGCCTCAAG GAGTCTCGTAAGAGAGTCAGACTTGAGAAGAAGGAGCCACTGGTGGAAAGTCAGCTGTTTATTATGGAATTAGCTCGAGAACTCAACAAAATTTGCCAG AGGTCAAATGTCCTAGGCCACATCTGGACCAGTGAGGACATCTGGCTACCCAGTGTGTGTCGTGATTTTATTGTGGAATGGGCTGCTGTTTTGGAGAAGCGAGCACTG GTGAAGATCATCCCATCTGACTACCAGTATGAGAAGCCAGAGAAGAAAGACTGGAAGGGCCACCTCCTCTGCATGCTGGAGGCGGGAGGAGAGTGCGACATGGGACCCCACAAAAGGGTCATCATGGACTGGACGCGGGAGATTAAAAGCAGACCTCAG CCCACCGTTTGGCCAGGGGAGCCAGTGCTCATGATGCTGGATGACCTGGAGTTCCAGTGGAAGAGGGGCCGTCTCCCCAACCTGCTCCCCGCCATGGAGCTGGTCATGCTGGCCGTGCTGAATGCTGACAGTCCCGTAAAG gaggatGTGACCAAGCAATGGCTGGTGGAAAAGCAGAGGAGTCAGAGGATTG ACGCCGTCCGCTACATCCCTCACAGTG tgtGGAACTGGATTTGCGATGCAGCAG AGGACGTCACTCTGGACTCGGACTCAGCCAACCCAGACCTGCTCATCTCCAGTGATGAAAAACGCATGCGGTGCGGCCTGGAGCGCCGCGAAGTCCGGCGGTGCCAGCGACGCTTCGACGGCTGGTGGTGTGCCGTGGGTCAGGAGGGCTACTCCTCCGGGCGTCACtactgggaggtggaggtgggcgAGCGGGACTGGCGGCTGGGAGTGGCAAAGGCATCCGCCGTGAGGCAGGGCTTCCGGTCtctcaacacagacacaggctaCCTGACCCTGCGTCTGGAGAGGGGCACAGATCTGAAAGCTCTGACAGTGCCTGCCACCCCGCTGTCACAAGGCTTGGTGCCCAGGAAAGTTGGGGTGTACCTGGACTATGAGCAGGGGCAGCTGTCCTTCTACGACGTGGAGAAGCGCTCCCACCTGTACACCTTCAACGAGAAATTCTCAGAGGAACTGTGCCCCGTGTTCGGGACTGTGGAGGTGGTCAAAGACCTGGCGATCAGGCCTGCAGATGTCAGACAGCCGTGCCTCTGTCCTGGGCCCTGCCTCTGGAACTGA
- the si:ch211-250n8.1 gene encoding uncharacterized protein si:ch211-250n8.1, with amino-acid sequence MAPKDPLIGTLKVCVLNLQADGEMVTDTNPHLASCCELLELVLRKGLQQPVLSLVHRDYWQCFEQLPHQDGCGRLSALSLAVEQTRVCRKLLSAQGRGRYLLRLALGRKALPQFITHLLHTPRVLEWYSPALSILRNEEFVEPFMSLLLVLSHMEFKLDMENCSFLDESWLLPVCEIYEVVPCREVGMVLRYLRGRVFVLDLMPGGQAYVDKFICCGDIIDEINGTSLRNSKCGQAGVVLSRLKGCPLSIRVLRWRAHDGTVYRPLIKLLRALRMENPTLQFGLAPSLQSVPGDQRPSPSQCLKEGRIVYIVQFLGKANIGMFGGKEVLQHAIPQVLQKNLPSKDVLLDMKETHLTCTDRNSKLELFEHHYPEISCVGRYGQPDYTIFAFCVADSPETPQSTGFCCVVLRASNIKECEEIVCRIAAGFKHTEWFV; translated from the exons ATGGCACCCAAAGACCCTCTGATCGGCACTCTCAAAG TGTGTGTCCTCAACCTACAGGCAGATGGGGAGATGGTGACAGACACCAACCCTCACCTTGCCTCCTGCTGTGAGCTTCTGGAGCTGGTCCTCAGGAAGGGGCTCCAAC AGCCAGTTCTCAGCCTGGTACACAGAGACTACTGGCAGTGTTTCGAACAGCTTCCCCACCAAGACGGCTGCGGCAG gctgtCTGCTCTGTCCTTGGCAGTGGAGCAGACTAGAGTTTGCAGGAAGCTGCTCTCAGCTCAGGGCAGAGGCCGCTACCTGCTCAGACTGGCCCTCGGCCGCAAGGCCCTGCCACAGTTCATCACACACCTGTTGCACACACCCAGAGTCCTGGAG TGGTACAGCCCTGCTTTATCAATTCTCAGGAATGAGGAATTTGTGg agCCTTTCATGTCGCTGCTGCTGGTCCTTTCTCACATGGAGTTTAAACTGGACATGGAG AATTGTAGTTTTCTGGATGAGAGCTGGCTCCTGCCG GTGTGTGAAATATACGAAGTAGTGCCCTGTCGAGAAGTCGGGATGGTGTTGAG GTATCTCAGGGGGCGTGTCTTCGTCCTGGACCTGATGCCTGGTGGTCAGGCTTATGTCGACAAGTTTATCTGTTGTGGTGACATTATCGATGAAATCAACGGGACCTCGCTGAGGAATTCCAAGTGTGGACAG GCAGGTGTGGTTCTGTCGCGGCTGAAGGGCTGCCCTCTGTCCATCCGTGTCCTGCGATGGAGGGCCCATGATGGAACCGTGTATCGGCCCCTTATCAAACTCCTGCGGGCCCTGAGGATGGAAAACCCCACACTGCAGTTTGGTCTTGCTCCCTCCCTACAGTCAGTCCCCGGGGACCAGAGGCCTTCTCCATCACAGTGTCTCAAGGAGGGAAG GATTGTATACATTGTGCAGTTCTTGGGAAAAGCAAACATTGGAATG TTTGGAGGCAAGGAGGTGCTACAGCATGCAATTCCACAAGTGTTGCAGAAAAACCTGCCGAGCAAG GATGTTCTCTTAGATATGAAGGAAACACATTTgacatgcacagacagaaacagcaaaCTG GAGCTGTTTGAGCATCACTATCCAGAGATTTCATGTGTAGGGAGATACGGGCAGCCAGACTACACAATATTTGCGTTTTGTGTGGC AGACTCCCCAGAAACCCCTCAGTCAACAGGCTTCTGCTGTGTGGTACTCAGGGCCAGCAACATCAAGGAGTGTGAAGAGATCGTGTGCCGTATAG CTGCTGGTTTCAAACATACAGAGTGGTTTGTATGA
- the LOC121201296 gene encoding histone H3.3A: MARTKQTARKSTGGKAPRKQLATKAARKSAPSTGGVKKPHRYRPGTVALREIRRYQKSTELLIRKLPFQRLVREIAQDFKTDLRFQSAAIGALQEASEAYLVGLFEDTNLCAIHAKRVTIMPKDIQLARRIRGERA, encoded by the exons ATGGCCCGTACCAAGCAGACCGCCCGTAAGTCTACCGGAGGAAAGGCGCCAAGGAAGCAGCTCGCTACCAAGGCAGCCAGAAAGAGCGCACCTTCCACAGGGGGCGTGAAGAAGCCTCATCGTTACAG GCCAGGAACTGTGGCTCTGAGGGAGATCCGTCGTTACCAGAAGTCCACTGAGCTTCTCATCCGCAAGCTGCCCTTCCAGCGTCTGGTGAGAGAAATCGCCCAGGACTTCAAGACTGATCTGCGCTTCCAGAGTGCCGCCATTGGAGCTCTTCAG GAGGCCAGTGAGGCTTACCTGGTGGGTCTGTTTGAGGACACCAACTTGTGCGCCATCCACGCCAAACGTGTCACCATCATGCCCAAAGACATCCAGCTGGCTCGTAGGATAAGGGGAGAGAGGGCCTAA